The nucleotide window CGGCGCCCAGCAGTCCCTCGGCCAGCGTCTGCGGATCGTCCGCCACGGGCCCGGGATCTGTCGCCTCCGCGCCCCGGGGGCAGGTGACGGCCGTCCGCCACGGCTCCCGCCCCTCGGGGTCCGCGTCGTCGCACGGGGTCACGACGGCCCGCAGCAGACCGTCCCCGGACGGTGCCGCGGCCGTCTCCAGGTCGAGCCGCCAGCTGCCGCCCTTGGTGAGGCACTGGCGCAGGTGCGCGCTGAGGGCGGCCGTCAGCCGGGTCCGCTCCAGGGCGGGCACCCCGTACGCGGCGGCCAGGCGGGCCGTGCCGATCCGGGCCCGCGCGGCGTCGGTGACGGTGGTGATGTGCCAGGTACGAGTCATGGTGTGCAGTCCGACGGGACGGGGCCGGGTAGGGCGACGGCGCTGCCGTCCCGTACGGGCCGGGCGGATCGGTCCGTGCCACGCGTGCTCACGGCGGCGGGCGGGGCGTCCCGGCCGGGCAGGCCGCCGGGGTGCGGCACCGGCACACGCGCGCGCCCGGGTACGTTCCGGACGTGCGCCGGCACATCCCCCGCTTCGTGCTCCGGCACCTGCATCTCCTCACGTACTGCTCATGTACTGCGCATCGTCCCGGCCTCGCCGAGGGCAACGGGGGACGAAGAAACCATTGCCGGACGGCAACTGTATCGGTGGTACCGGCCGGCACAACACCGCCTCCGGCGCCGGAGGCGCCGGGCGGCCGGCCGTCACGGCGCCGGACGTCCCCCGAACCAGTCGAGACAGGCGACCAGCGCGTCGTCGTCCGGGTCGGGGCCGCCGCGGTGTCCGGTCAGTTCCCGCAGGACCGCCCCGGGGACCTCGGCCGCCGGCACCAGGCTGGTGGCCGTGACGGCGCGGGCCAGCGCGTGTTCGCCGTACTTCTCGCCGCCCGGCGCGGCCACCGCGTGCACCCCGTCGCTGACGAAGACGAGCCGGTCACCGGGCTCGACGGCGAACTCCTGGACGAAGTAGTCGGTCTCCTCGAACATGCCCAGCGGGAGCTGCTCCTCGAAGTCGACGGCCGTGACGGTCCTGTCGCGCAGGCGCAGCATCCGCGGCGAACCGGCGTCGACGACCTGCAGCCGGCCGGTGGACAGTTGCAGATCCAGCATCAGCACGGACAGATGGGCGTCACCGCGGTAGTGGGCGTACACCGCCTGGTCGGCCAGGGCCGCCTGGTCCGCGAGCGGCAGGCCCGCCCGGCGCGCGTTGCGCAGCGCGTTGACGCCCAGGCTGGTCAGCAGCGAGGCCTCGATGCCCTCGCCCATGCCGTTGGTGATGTAGAGCGCCAGGTGGTCGGCCGTGGCGGACCAGTCGAAGTTGTCGCCGAACACGGCGTAGGCGGGCTCCAGCTGGGCGCCGAGCGCGTACTCGGGGCGTGCGCAGGAGCGGGCCGGCAGCAGCTGCCACTGCATCTCCGCGGCGAGGGTGAGCCGGTCCTTGCGCCGGGCCTGCAGATACAGGTCGGTGTCCCGCTCGGCGACGATCACCTCGTGCCCCAGGACCTCCGCCACCTCGGCCAGCTCGGCCGTGCAGTCGGCGGCCGTGTCCGCCGAGGGCAGGGTGACGGACAGCACTCCCAGCCGGTCGCCGCGCACGGTGACCGGCAGATGGACCCGCACCGAACCACCGGGGCAGTTCTCGGGGACCGGTTCCTGGGAGACGAAGGCCCGTCCGGCCGGACCGGTGTGCACGGGCAGCGGGGCCAGGGTGTACGGCAGCGTGGACACGGGCTGCAGGAGGGTCAGTCCGTAGTCGGCCATGAAGAGTTCGACCTCTTCGGCCGCGTACCGGCCGCACAGCACCTCCCGGACGGCGTCCAGCAGTTGGTGCGGAGCAGCGGAGCGCAGCGCGCGCTCGGCTGCCACGAATCTGTTCACGATGTCGGATACGCCGTTCTCTGGGCGTCGGTGGCTGCAGGTCCGCGCCGGGTGCGCGGCGCCGGGGGTCTGTCCTGGTGGAGCGGGGCGGGCGGCCCGAACCGGTGGGCTGACAGCGCCGGGGAAGCCTGGGAGAGTGTCTGCGTGACTTCCCCCTCCCCGCGTCCGCAGCGCCGCGAAGTGGCGCGAGTGACCTCGGAGGCGGCGGAGCTGCTCGAGGTCCTGTGGGGGCGCGCCTCGACGGCGCCCGTCTCGGCGTCCCAGCTGCGGGTGCTGTTCATCCTCGAGCACAACGAAGGCATCAACCTGCGCACCCTCGCCGAGGCCCTGGGGTCCACGCCCCCGTCGGCCAGCAGGCTGTGCGACCGCCTGCAGGCCGTGGGGTTCGTCGAACGCAGGCCCGGGACGACGAGCCGCCGCGAACTGCGGCTGCACCTCAGCCGCCGCGGGCGTACGTTCCTGGACGACCTGCGCGCCCGCCGTGAGCGGGCGCTGCAGTCCGTGCTGGAGCAGATGCCCGCGGTCGGGCGCGCGCAGCTGCTGGAGGGCCTGGTGGCGTTCTGCGCCGCCGCGGCGGGGGAGATCCACGAGGACGGCACGGCCGCCGGCGCCAGGACCGCCTGATCCCCCTGCCGTCCGCCGGGGGACGGGTACACCCACGGGTGCCCGCGCCGGACGTGCTCGGCGCGAGAGCCCGTCCCTGTCCTTGTGTGCATACCGGAATCCTCCCGCGCCTCGGCGCTGCCCACTTTCTTGCTTCGGTCCACTGTTGTCAAACGGCAACTGTTGTATGTGTAAAAGATCCGCCGTCCCCCAGGGACGCGGAGCGTGCCGGGCGGGATCAGGCGTGATCGCCCTGCTGCTTGTCCACGAGGGCGAGCGCGTCGTCGACGCCGTCCGACACCGGCACGGTGATGCTCACGCCCGTGAGGTCCAGGATCCGTCGCACGGCCGGCGTCGGCGAGATGATGTGCACGCTGCCGCCCAGCTCCCGGGTCTGCTGGTAGGCCCTGATGATGATGTTCATGCCGGAGGAGTCCATGAAGGGGACGGCCGAGAGGTCCAGCAGGAAGTGCCGGCGGCCGTGCTGGAACTGGTTCGCCAGATGGTGCTGGAGCCCGGTCGCGGTGTCGATGTCCAGGTGTCCTTCGGCCGTGAGCAGGACGGTGTCCTCGCGAAGCAGGGCGACCTCGACGGACAACGGATTCTGGGCTATGGACACGAGTACCTCCCGCGGAGCAACAATGGTGGAGCCCGGATACCCCCTCGCGCCGATTCGATGCAGCCGAGATCGGCAGCACGACGTGATCAAGCTCTCCTCGCCGTGCCGACCCGGTTCGTGCCGTGCGCAGGACGGACCCCTGCCCGCGCGTCTACCCTCTCGTCACTCGCGTATGCGGACGTCTTTCCCGTACCGGACTACGACACCCGGATCCCGATGATGCAGGTGTCGTCGTCGGTGTCCGACCTGCTGTAGGTGAGCAGCCGGTCCAGTTGCTGGTCGAGCGTGCACGGCGCCGCCCGGACGGTGGTCAGCAGCTGGGTCATGGACTCCTCCATGGTGCGGTCCCGCCGCTCGATCAGGCCGTCCGTGTACATCAGCAGGGTGTCGTCGGCCGCCAGCTGCACCTCGTCCTCGGCGTACGTGACCTCGGGCACGGCGCCCAGCAGCAGACCCTTGACGAGAGGCAGGGACACCGCCTCCGCGTCCCGCACCAGCACGGGGGGCAGATGCCCCGCCCTGGCCCAGCGCAATGTACGGGTGCCCGGATCGTAGACGCCGCAGACCGCGGTGGCGGTGATGGAGCCCGACAGGTGGTGCGCCACGCTGTTGAGCCAGGACAGCAGCTGGCCGGGGCCCGCGCCCGTCACCGCGAGACCCCGCAGGGCGTTGCGGAGCACGACCATGCTCGTCGCCGCCTCCATGCCGTGCCCCGCCACGTCGCCCACGCACAGGAGGACCATGCCGGACGGCAGGACGACCGCGTCGTACCAGTCGCCGCCCACCAGCTGCTCGGTCTCGGCGGGCCGGTAGCGGACGGCCACGTCGAGCCCCGGCGCCCGCAGAGGTGCCTGGGTCGGGGGCATGATGGCGTGCTGCAGCTGCAGCGTCAGCCGGTTGCGCTCGGCCGCCTGCTGCTCGGAGTGCGCGAGCTGGTCACGCGTGGCGGCCAGCGCGACCTCCGTCCAGTGCTGCGCCGAGATGTCCTGGTAGGCACCGCGCACCACGAACGGCCGGCCGTCGGCGTCGAGCACGGGCTCCGCCACCACCCGGATGTGCCGGGTCACCTCGTCGGGGCGCTGCAGCCGGAAAGCCGCGGACGCCGCCCGCCGGTGGTGGAGCAGTGTGCGCAGGAAGCGGCCGATGGCGACGGCGTCGTCCGGGTGCGCGTGCAGCGCCAGCTCCTCCAGCGGCACCGGGCCGCTCGCCGGCGAGCGGCCGTACAGACTGAAGAGCTGGCCGTTCCAGGTGATCTCGCCCGTGAGCAGGTTCTCCTCGAAGCCGCCGATACGGCCCAGACGCTGGGCGTGCTGGAGGAGGCTCGCCAGCCGCGCCGTCTCGTCCTCGATGCGCCATATCAGCAGCACGCTGCCGCCGTGCCGGCTGATGCTGATGTCGGCCACGGCCGCCAGCGGCACCTGGTCGACGAGGGCCGTGAGGTTCATGCGCTGCGCGCGGAACGGCTCCCCGGTGGCGTAGACGCGCTCGACCCGCTGGAACAGTTCGCTCTCCCCGGCGGCCATCGGGTAGGCCTCGAGGAGCAGGGCCCCGCTGACGAGACCGCGCGGGCGGCCGGCCGGGTCGAGGAAGTGACTGTTGACGTGGTGGATGTGGAAGTCCACGAGCTGTCCGCCGTCGGTGTACGGGACGAGGACCAGCGCGGGGTCGTGCAGTCCGTCGGCCAGGTCCACCAGCTCGGCGGCGTCCGGCAGCACACGCGGCTCGCCGGCGGTCTCACCGTCGTGCACGAAGGCGTACGTCTCCAGCGTGTGGGCGCACAGTTCCGCCAACGCCTCCACCTGGCGGACCACCTGGGGCGACTGGGGCGGCAGGGGAGCGGCCCAGACGACCTCCAGGACGCCGTGGACGCGGCCTCCGGTACCGGCGGGCAGCGCGGCCCTGCCTCCGTCGGGGTGCTGGTGCTGGCCGATGGAGGGCAGGCCGGACGCGGAGAGCGAACCGATCCACTGTCCCGCACGCTCGGTGAGGCACGTACGGGCGACCGTCGTGACGCCGGGCGGTACGTAGTGCCAGCGGTCCGCCTCCGCGGGAGAGAACCCGGCGCTGCCCGCCAGCGTGAGGGCACCGTCGGACCGCGCGGTCCAGATGGCCACGGCCACCGCGCCGAGCGGGGTCAGCGCGTGGTGGAAGAGGGAGTCGGCGACGGCCTGGGTGTCGGGGGCCGCCAGGGCGCCGCTCTCGGCCTCCCGCAGGCGCACCGCGGCCGAGCGCCCGGCCTCCGGGCGGACGGCCGGCGGGCCCTCGCCGCCCTGCGCGCCGGCCAGGAAGGCGCCGGTGACGTCGGACAGCCGGTCGCGGGCGGACTGGTTGATGACGTCGACGGCCAGTTCGAGCCGGGTCACCTTGGCCTGCTCGGCCAGTTCGGCGAGCTGGCGGGCGGCCTGGGCGGGCCCGCATCCCAGCCGCTCGACCAGGATGCCCTTGGCGAGTTCGATGAGGGCCCGCCCGTCGGCCTCGGCCTGCGCCGCCCGCACCTCGTGGCGCAGGCGTTCCACCGTGGCGGCCAGTTTCCCCACCGGGTAGGGGGCGTTCAGGATGCTCCGCCCGTCCGCCGGCAGGTCCCCGGCGTCCACGACGGCGCCGGCGGCGGACGGCGGGGCGGGGGAGTCGGCCTCGGCGCGCGACGCGTCGTCGGCCTGCTCGGGGCGCTGTTCGGAAAGGCTCACGGTGGCACATGCTCCTCGACTGGGATGCCCGTACGGGCGGGGCGCGGGGACGGCGCCCGGCCGGCGGTCACGCACGGCGGGGCGCCGTCGCTCACGCGGGCAGCCAGCGGCGGACGCAGGCGATGAGGTCGTCGGTGTCGACCGGCTTGGTGACGTAGTCACTGGCACCGGACGCGAGGCTCTTCTCCCGGTCGCCGGGCATCGCCTTCGCCGTGACGGCGATGATCGGGAGCTGCGCGTACCGGGGCATCTTCCGGATCTCGGCCGTGGCCGCGTACCCGTCCATCTCCGGCATCATCACGTCCATCAGGACGAGGGCGATGTCGGGGTGGTTGACCAGCGTCTCGATGCCCTTGCGGCCGTTGTCCGCGTGCAGCACGTGGAATCCCTGGAGCTCCAGGATGCCGCTCAGCGCGAAGAGGTTGCGCGCGTCGTCGTCGACCACCAGGACCGTACGGCCGACGAAGGCGTCCTCGACCGCCCGGGGCGTGTCGGAGCGCGGCTCCTCGGCACGGGCCAGGGACGGCACGTCCCCCAGCTCCTCGGCGGACAGGTGCAGGGCGATCCGCTCCCGCAGTTCGTCCAGGCTGGACAGGAACTCCAGGGCGCGGGTGCCGGAACGGGCCTGCAGCGCGTGCTCCTGGGCCAGGTCCGCGCGATGACCGCTGTGGACGAGCACCGGGACGTTCGCGAGCGCGGAGTCGCCCTGCATCGCGTCCAGGAAGCGGGGCGCCTCGCCGCCGGGCATGCCGAGTTCCAGCACGACGCAGTGGCAGGGTCCCGCGGCCAGCGCGCTGGCCGCCTCGTGGGCTCCGGACGTGGTGATGACGTCGACCGTGCCCCGCGGGTCACCGGCGTCCTGGCCGCGGGTGACGTCCGAGACGGCGCTCTCCGCGACGAGCGTCAGCAGTCCGCGCTGCCGCTCCTCGACGACCAGCAGCCGGCGCCGCCGACGCCTGGCCGGGGCGGCGGCACCCGGGCCGGCGTTCGCCGCCGACTCCTCGGAGGACCCGGCGCCCGGCGCCGGTTCGAGGGCCCGGT belongs to Streptomyces sp. V3I8 and includes:
- a CDS encoding PP2C family protein-serine/threonine phosphatase; this encodes MNRFVAAERALRSAAPHQLLDAVREVLCGRYAAEEVELFMADYGLTLLQPVSTLPYTLAPLPVHTGPAGRAFVSQEPVPENCPGGSVRVHLPVTVRGDRLGVLSVTLPSADTAADCTAELAEVAEVLGHEVIVAERDTDLYLQARRKDRLTLAAEMQWQLLPARSCARPEYALGAQLEPAYAVFGDNFDWSATADHLALYITNGMGEGIEASLLTSLGVNALRNARRAGLPLADQAALADQAVYAHYRGDAHLSVLMLDLQLSTGRLQVVDAGSPRMLRLRDRTVTAVDFEEQLPLGMFEETDYFVQEFAVEPGDRLVFVSDGVHAVAAPGGEKYGEHALARAVTATSLVPAAEVPGAVLRELTGHRGGPDPDDDALVACLDWFGGRPAP
- a CDS encoding MarR family transcriptional regulator, whose translation is MTSPSPRPQRREVARVTSEAAELLEVLWGRASTAPVSASQLRVLFILEHNEGINLRTLAEALGSTPPSASRLCDRLQAVGFVERRPGTTSRRELRLHLSRRGRTFLDDLRARRERALQSVLEQMPAVGRAQLLEGLVAFCAAAAGEIHEDGTAAGARTA
- a CDS encoding STAS domain-containing protein, giving the protein MSIAQNPLSVEVALLREDTVLLTAEGHLDIDTATGLQHHLANQFQHGRRHFLLDLSAVPFMDSSGMNIIIRAYQQTRELGGSVHIISPTPAVRRILDLTGVSITVPVSDGVDDALALVDKQQGDHA
- a CDS encoding SpoIIE family protein phosphatase, with amino-acid sequence MSLSEQRPEQADDASRAEADSPAPPSAAGAVVDAGDLPADGRSILNAPYPVGKLAATVERLRHEVRAAQAEADGRALIELAKGILVERLGCGPAQAARQLAELAEQAKVTRLELAVDVINQSARDRLSDVTGAFLAGAQGGEGPPAVRPEAGRSAAVRLREAESGALAAPDTQAVADSLFHHALTPLGAVAVAIWTARSDGALTLAGSAGFSPAEADRWHYVPPGVTTVARTCLTERAGQWIGSLSASGLPSIGQHQHPDGGRAALPAGTGGRVHGVLEVVWAAPLPPQSPQVVRQVEALAELCAHTLETYAFVHDGETAGEPRVLPDAAELVDLADGLHDPALVLVPYTDGGQLVDFHIHHVNSHFLDPAGRPRGLVSGALLLEAYPMAAGESELFQRVERVYATGEPFRAQRMNLTALVDQVPLAAVADISISRHGGSVLLIWRIEDETARLASLLQHAQRLGRIGGFEENLLTGEITWNGQLFSLYGRSPASGPVPLEELALHAHPDDAVAIGRFLRTLLHHRRAASAAFRLQRPDEVTRHIRVVAEPVLDADGRPFVVRGAYQDISAQHWTEVALAATRDQLAHSEQQAAERNRLTLQLQHAIMPPTQAPLRAPGLDVAVRYRPAETEQLVGGDWYDAVVLPSGMVLLCVGDVAGHGMEAATSMVVLRNALRGLAVTGAGPGQLLSWLNSVAHHLSGSITATAVCGVYDPGTRTLRWARAGHLPPVLVRDAEAVSLPLVKGLLLGAVPEVTYAEDEVQLAADDTLLMYTDGLIERRDRTMEESMTQLLTTVRAAPCTLDQQLDRLLTYSRSDTDDDTCIIGIRVS